Genomic window (Magnolia sinica isolate HGM2019 chromosome 10, MsV1, whole genome shotgun sequence):
TtctactctctattttctctctgttTGCTTAAactctcttccctctctctttctctctctgtaaATATTTTCTCATGTCTCCCTGTCTGCTCAAGCTCTCTGCcttagcttctctctctctcatttgatttttttcctcttctgTCCCTATGGCCCGGGTACCTTTATATAAGCGTTGGGCCCCTGTCACAGACGACCCATGCATAGGGTTGCGTTGTGGGCGCCCATCATAAATTATGGCGTGAAGGtagtttttatatatttttttattttcttccctCTTGACAACATGCAGGTacggatttttatttatttatatattatatatatatgatgcatttattacttatatatagtataatatatatatacatatatatatatatatacacacacacacacacacatacatacatgcatacttaTAAAGAGTCATCATTacttatatacatatgtatatatttatttataaaaagtaATCATTATATGTATTtctatataattatatatatatatatatatatatatatatatatatatatatatatatatatatatatatatatatatatatatataatataatgattACATATGGAATATGGATACGTGGTTGTATTTGTTTTTCGTCTTTTTGTGCAAAATATTTAAACGTGTGTATCTTGTTCATTTTTCATCCGTTTTCAGTAATCTTAATCTTGTTAGAAAGATAATCAGGTAAGCTTTCCAACAAGACTAGAATCACTTTGATCGGACCTCGTTAGATGTGCTAAAAATACGTTTGTCAAATATATGAAATCGGTTGCTCGCAACTTGACCAATGGTCTGCCCTTTGATGATATTAGGATCATTGGAAACGTCGTCTAATAAGCTTTTCATTGTAACTGAAATTATCTCGATTAGATTTCGTTTGACTAGTTTAAAGCACAGCCAAAGTTTTTTCCAATTTTAatcaatcaacagtgcatgattttgataaatgggttggatcttcctcatcatgACTCGGATTAGAGGAAATTTAAGTTTGTTAGGAAGATCATTTCACCACCTTTccaatgaatcataaatcatccTAATCGGTCAGGATTTGCCTCCAATAAATCATGACCATTTTATATATCGGGACGAACGTATTTTTTCTCTGATTTTGAAAATACGACCTCTCACACCTCAATACAACGCTATTTAGAAGAACTAAATGATACAGAGAGTGATCCATGGGTAGAGAGTATTCGTTTTATCCATTTTCGCCTGTCGGTTGCATCATACAGAGTATTTCAGGGTTTTTGGGGTTTAGACACTCAGCCGTGACCGAATCGCTATTGGATTTGGTGTCAGCCAATCTGGTCCATTAGTTATTTCTGGCGCGTGTCAAGTATGCTTCCAGCATGATCCGTTTGAGTTTTAAATAATTTTCAAGTCATAAGAGACAATTGATTGAAGTCAAGTTGAAGCTCAAAGAATGTTGTATCTTTGTTTTAGGTGAGGTGTCTACATtgacttcttttgtttttttttttttttctttctttacaacaaagtgaaaatttgaaagtCATGGGTCTCACAAGATGCAAACCAATACTATTATTAGATGAATAAAAAATACAAcagatccaatcataaggtgggccaatcGATAAACAATAATATTCACCATCCAAAATATCCTAATTCAAGTGTAACCCACGGTGATATGAAGTTTTGTTCGCTATGGTAAGGTGCATACATTTAATGGGTTGaatatatatgcatgtatacaTGCATGCGCTCCATAAGTATTGAGCTTTGCTACTTCAAGAGAAAACAATTAAGGGTATTTTTATAATTTCATTTCTAAAATACACCTCCTCTCTtgttaggaattaattgaatcgaGGAGAATTTTTCAAGTTTGTTGCAACAAATAAATCTTAATTGGTAGAGAGTATATGATTCTCATCAAtttaaaaaaggtttttttttttttaagttttaaaaaaaaaaaaaaccatagatCTTAAaattaattacattttttttatttattagttAATAAAAAAATCTTGAGAGGTTTTCCATATTGATATTGATTTTTTCATATTCGACCTTACAGGTGGCAGCATTATAGCAACCCACACTCTCCAAGTGACTGCCTTGACCGTGCATGGAGTGGGACAAAAATTACAATCTTatttgtttctttgaatttggacccgtcgttattttacttttaactgtccattttgtaGCTTATAGATGGGATTGCTTGAATAgtgtgattttttaaatatttttcataAATAATGGGATTCACGATGCCACATGTGAGAAGCATGAGTCTTTTTCTCTTTTAAGATGTCTTaaggtgaatggctaggattgttcTATTTGCGTGATTCTTGGACGATCGGTTATCCAAGGTATAAGGCCTGCCGGATGGCCCATTCCAATCTTCTACACAGATTGTAGGGTGACTCTGCCACCACTTGCTTCCTAGTGATCCAACATGACAGGATTTGATTGGTCCATGGTTAGATATGGTTGGATCTCTAATAAAGACACATGGCCCAGTTAAATCTTATCATATCGGGTCATGGTGAGAGATGGGGCCCAAAAAAAGCATGTTTGAAAAGGGTGGAGATTGGTTACTAGTCCACCGGGACTAGGTACAAATGGACAGTGGGGGGACCTTTATAGGGCCagcgtgatatatgtgttttatctacactgtccatccattttgaaaaatcattttaaatgatgttacaaaaattgagacagattgaatgctcaagtggaccacactacaagaaacaacggagattgaatgcccaccacttaaaacctcttgggggccactaaagttttggattaagctgatatttatgttttcccctcatccagggtccatgtgaccttatgaataggttagatggaaaataagcatacGATGGAGCCTAGGGGCATGTTTGGTCCGTgcaattgaatggtattgaatagtattagatgggattaacataattattgcacaataattgcatgtctagaaataccatgggTGGGGTCATTGTTACCAcatcttcatgtggtgtggtccactcaagccttacATTTGTCTCCTTTTTGGACTCATGGCCTAAAaggatcttttaaaatggatggatggcttgaataaaacacatgtatcatggtggactCGCACATTTACCCAATCTGCACCCATTTTGAAAGCTATCAGGTACCGGCTACCCGGgccaattagggctgaaagtcgggtgcgGGTTCAACTTAACCAACCtggcattgggttgggctcaggcaagATGTTTTAGGTTCTGTCTCGGGATTGGGGCTATACAAACACCGACTCGATAAAAAACTTGGGTCGGACTTGAGATTcagtctcgggttgcccgacgcAACCCGAACCTGTTTGATATATAATTGTGTGTGGATTGTCTATGTTAAAGGCACAATAAATTCTAGTGTCATTGGGTCTCATTAGTCCAAGttatttccaatgactcaagctaacaagatacacctgatttctctcccaaatagatttttttttttttttttttttttttgcgtgctacacaacatggtttgtttatttagaaaaaaaaattctttacaataaataattaaatatataattaataaaatcacaaggataaaaaataaggcatgtattgaaatataatagaccaATGAAATAATGAAAATACTAGCATGTGTCGACTCGACTAACCCGACCAACCCAACCCAGCCCAGCcgagcccagcccagcccacttgggttaggcttgggttgagaattcccaacctgactTTGGATTGAGTTGGGTTAGGGCTGCGGTATAGGAACCTTGAGTTGGGcaagggttgagcaccaaccccacCCAACCCACCAGACTTTCTGCCCTAGGGCCAATCTCTAGTGGTTGCATGCTCTCcaaacaaatcccaccatgtcaGGTCATGGTAGGCTTTCATATCACAGTGGCAAGTCACCACACAACTGCATTCATTAAATACTAAGCAAGtttccaacatgatttatgtgggGGTGTGGATTGGGCCAGCTCGATTGtgtgactatggggcccaccttaatgtatatattttatattcataCTGGATATCGTTTTTGCTAGCTCATCCTGGGGCATAAGCCTAGAATTGAGTAAGTCCAAATCCCATATGGACCCTATCGTGCAAAGAAATAGAGGTAATTAAATACTCACTGTTAAAACTTTGCTTGCGTctaaccggttgataaggtcacatggactttaAACGTAAGGAGTTTTTTAACggcgggcattcaatcaccacagtttcaaatggtgtggtccaccaggattttggatctaccttattaagaagcatgttttaaaatgagttggggaaatAAGTAAactgcgtggatataaaacaaatacaatacaAAGGGCCCTGCAGTTACGGATCTACCGAGCTCAGTAGTTCGAAATCCTCGCCCCTTTCCATGGGCACATAAATATTCCTGTGTTGGGGCTGTGTAGTGGCCGCATAGATGTCCACGACAAATCaactccgttcatttgttttgcaagACAATGGTACAACCGGAGtctaaaaatcagacagatccaaaacttatgtgggccatgatataagaaacagtgaggattgaactcctGAGGCGATAGAAGTTCTGAAacaggatgatatttttttttttataatttttctgagtggtaataaccatatgaacggtttggatggcatataaacatcatggtttgatctaaaaaggtttcaacggtggacatttccatCATCACGGCTttgtacacttgagttttgatctgtctcatttttggattcaaatCCTATTTTGATATTTCAAAACGGTTGAACCACGTGATTTGCCATAACCTCAATGAAAACCCAACTTACTGCTCCCagagcctttagcaggaagttcatgtgtaaggatgctgggtggggctctcggagatgtttgtgagaaattcaccccgttcatccctttttagagctcatttaaaGACATGTAATAGAAAATAATGTGTATAAAAAAGatttaagtgggtcacacgagaagaAACAATAGGAATTTAGCGGGAATCATTAAAACATTTATGGGccatgaggtttttttttttctccctggtattttcacttcattcacgttataaacggtttggatgacatataacatcaaggtggagctcaggaTGGTTTCAACGTCCCCAGTTTTCCCTCTGGTATgatccactttagttttggatccatatcaTTTTTtcgcatgtactaaaatgagctttcaaacgggtggatttcttacaaacattacggtgggccccacctagcatctttGCGCGAAAGCCTTTAGCATTAAATCCGCGTCCTGCTCAGCTTTTCTCCACCGACATACACACAGCATCCTCACCGTCGGATTGACGGCCACAGAATTAACGGTTGAAATAAAGTAGTCAAGGGCCAAAGTTTAGGAAATATCTACCCAAAGTAATCAGAGGATGGAATAATCCGACCAAACTGAATTCATGGTTTCTACTCCTATAAATATtggcccacaatttgaatggcttGATTGAGCTACATCCTTGCCACGTGCATACTGGCtccatgcatgtgtatggatcatcatactctgccagagtataaatcTTTCTAAAAGCTATAAGAAGGCGGTGGAGACTTCTCCACGCATCCGCCAGATTTCAGAAACCCTTCAAATCTGAATCTGTTTCAGTTGCTGCAGGAATCCATCAAACACATAactcttctcaatctctccatagCAAGAAAAGGTCAGTCTTTTTTCCTTCATATCTGTTCTCTTCAATCCAACTCCAATCTCTTCTCGGCACAttcaaaaaagataaaaaaataaaaaaatctagatCTGCATCAAAACCAAACATAGATATACCAAAATCTCCAGATCTTGCTTTCTGATCCCATTTCCTCATCTCGGTCCTTTCCAGATACAAAAGAAAACTAACACCCACATCACAACCTCCATTATACTGCCTCCTTTTCCACATCTTGTCATCTGGGTCTCTGCCAAATCTTACAGAAACTCAACATCTATAGGTTAGAATCACCCACACCAGAAAACCCAATACCTTGCATCCTCAGTCCAATTCCTCATCTGGGTCTGTCCCAGATCTAACAGAAAACCAGCACCGACCACGAAAACTCCAATATATTGCCTTCTTTCCCCATTTCCTCATCTTGGTCTCTCCCAAATCCCATAGAAATCAACAGTCCCGTCCGATCTGTTGGAATCAGATCCAAAAATGGGTCTTTTCCGTAAATCTATCATCTGGGTCTTGTTCATGTTCTTGATTCTTCAATCAGGACATGGGTTTTATCTGCCAGGTAGTTACCCTCACAAATACCTGATTTCTGACCAACTCTCAGTAAAGGTGAACTCCCTTACTTCTATAGACACTGAGATGCCCTTCAGCTACTACAGCCTCCCCTTCTGTAAGCCCCAAGAGGGTGTTAAACAAAGCGCCGAGAACCTCGGCGAGCTCCTCATGGGTGATCGCATTGAGAATTCACCGTATAAATTCAGTATGTATACGAACCAGACCCAGATCTTCCTTTGCCAGACCGAACCTTTATCGGCCAAGGATTTCAAGCTTCTCAAGGAGAGGATTGATCAGATGTATCAGGTCAATTTGATTCTTGATAACCTCCCCGCAATTAGGTACACGAAGAAGGATAATTACTTATTGAGGTGGACTGGGTACCCTGTTGGGATTCGGGTTCAagatgtgtactatgtgtttaaTCATTTGAAGTTTACAGTCTCGGTCCATCAGTATGAGGAGACCAATGTGGCCCGTGTGATGGGGACTGGTGATGCGGCCGAGGTGATCCCCACAATCGAGAAGGCGTCTGATGCGCCCGGCTACATGGTGGTTGGATTTGAAGTTGTGCCTTGCAGCATTCAGCATGATGTTGAGTCAACGAAGAATCTTAAGATGTATGCTAAATATCCATCGGCGGTTAACTGTGACCCGGCTATGGTGTCCAATGCTGTGAAGGAGGGGCAGCCGATGGTTTTCACATATGAGGTGTCGTTCGTGGAGAGCGATATCAAGTGGCCATCGAGGTGGGATGCATACTTGAAGATGGAGGGTGCAAAGGTCCACTGGTTCTCAATCCTCAACTCACTGATGGTCATTGCTTTTCTCGCTGGGATCATTTTTGTGATCTTGTTGCGGACAGTCCGCCGAGACCTGACCAAGTATGAAGAGCTTGACAAGGAAGCCCAGGCACTGATGAATGAGGAGTTGTCAGGTTGGAAGCTTGTTGTTGGGGATGTGTTCAGGGCCCCAAGCAATCCGGAACTTCTATGTGTAATGGTGGGTGAAGGAATTCAGTTACTTGGGATGGCTGTTGTGACTATCTTGTTTGCAGCCTTTGGTTTCATGTCCCCAGCCTCTCGTGGAACCCTGGTCATGGGTATGCTCTTCTTCTACCTGATTTTGGGAATTGCGGCCGGTTATGCAGCTATTAGGCTTTGGAAGACTCTCCGATGCGGGGATTACTCTGGATGGGTGTCGGTTTCTTGGAAGGTTTCTTTCTACTTTCCCGGCTCTGCGTTTCTGATACTGACTGGACTGAACTTTCTACTGTGGGGTAGCCACAGCACAGGGGCCATTCCCATATCCTTATACATCATCCTTCTCTTGCTTTGGTTTTGCATCTCGGTTCCCCTTACACTTGTGGGCGGGTACCTCGGAGCAAAGGCGCCCCACATTGAGTACCCCGTCCGGACCAATCAGATCCCCCGCGAAATCCCAGCACAAAAATACCCATCATGGTTGTTGGTTCTTGGGGCTGGCACTCTACCGTTCGGAACACTCTTCATCGAGCTCTTCTTCATCATGTCCAGCATTTGGATGGGCCGTGTTTACTACGTTTTTGGGTTCCTCTTCATCGTGCTGACACTCCTTGTCGTCGTTTGTGCTGCAGTGTCCCTTGTCCTCACTTACATGCACCTATGTGTTGAGGACTGGAAATGGTGGTGGAAATCCTTCTTTGCCTCTGGCTCTGTCGCCATATACATGTTCTTGTACTCCATTAACTATCTCGTTTTTGACCTTAAGAGCCTCAGCGGGCCCGTTTCTGCCACCCTCTATCTTGGGTACTCGTTCTTAATGGTTTCGGCTATCATGCTTGCGACAGGCACGATTGGGTTCCTCTCTTCATTTTGGTTTGTGCATTTCCTGTTTTCTTCTGTGAAGCTAGACTGAATTCCCACCACCTCAAGAAGCTTCCTCGACTAGACAGACAACCGTGGAGATCTATTGCTAGCAAAAAGAGTGATCCCATCCAGGTTGGATGTTTCTcgctttacttaccttttatgttgtttttaatctGTTAGAGATAATAATACTTTGTTCCGGTTTTGTCGAATTCTTTATTAGATTATGATTGCTGCATAACATATGTTTATGTTGTGGAGGTAGTATGAATACTGGTAAGAATATTCGgttatttttattgtattttgtttttgAGAATGAGGCTGCCTTCCTTTCGTTTTACTCATTTGGATGGATTATGATTCCTTTCGTTTTACTCATTTGGATGGATTATGATTGTCCATGGCTGTTGATGACGGAGTTTGTGATTTCTAATGCTCTCACATGGTATGAAGttacttagggtgtgtttggatgcactatcgaatTGAATTATATTGTGATAGCCTGCTGTTTCAGTTGACTCAGGATTGGTTTTTGCTGAGTTGGCATTTTAGGGCATATTCTGTCGAGGGGGCAATGAGACCGCTTTGcaaggtgcatccaaacacacaactTACTGCTGTTTTGATAAAACGGCATTTAGGGCTCAAACGGCCCTTCTGAGGGGTGTTCAAACGGGTGCTTTGTCACTGTACAGGAATGAGGCATGTGATTATGGTGAAAACACCAAATGTCCAGTGAGGAGTTTTCATGTGTCAGGTTCTCTGGAGCAGTCGATGTACTAATGAAGTGAAATCATGGTTTTTGGGTTGGGCCGTGTTCGTGGCGTTAAAGgggtggatcccatcatgagtgGGCCATGGGCAAAGTTGGGTTTGCTAGAAGTGTGTGAACCTTCATGCTGGTGCGTGGAGAgaaaatgggcaccgcaccaccTTAGCTGTCTCTGTTCCACTAGCCAAACCGGTCAGACAGTTCTGATATGGGCTAGTTcacaagaaagggaaaaaaaacacattgatcatgcctctctgttatatatatatatatatatatatatatatatgatcacatGCAACTAGTTGGCATGTGAGGCCGACCATGTAGTCTGTATAATATCTTGTCCATCCAGCAAGATTGTCcgaccatgaaaatgggatgccccaaaaatcaggacaatccaaccatgaaaatgggatgctccACATGAATGTGGCGTTTTTAAGTATTGTTTCATGGTTTTCTATGGTGTACCCCACCTAAtagttggatcaacttgatttttggggcatctcatTTTCATGATGGGATAATTTTAATGGGCGGGCAAGATGTTGTACAAATGTTGTGCCCCACACACCAACTAGTTGCATTTTGGCAAATTTACCCCTGCAATTAGTTCTAGGTGTGGTGATGATAAGTAGTTTTTGGGTGCGGCTGGCACTTCAATTGgggtatttttgtcttttcaattcATTGGTGAGAGTAACCTACTCCCACTTGCTaagtgattgcttgcctccaagtgcagaggttcataagtaaatattctgtgaatacagggtcgatctcacagggagatgaattgcgagaaggagaaaatcaactGCAAAACCaactaagtaaaaaaaaaaaaaaaactaaactgatgatttgattttgggatttttgaatggatataattcaactgaattaaaataacaccgaagcttcaaagtttcacatataggttaatgttccaaaatcatgatgacttggataacacaactaggatctgagcactatggtcagcctaatcggaaaataaaacagtttaaatattttaataaattatataaaagattagaaaataatggatttgcaccattgacatatatcctcaagcgccaatgattttaagtattcaatatccatgagataatgtaaatcaaatatatatagcaggttgagaacctctactatttaggaaatctgattgatctaaggtaagcctatccatcaatgtggatcttatatgatggaaacatatggatctcataagaggataaaaaaacaaaacctaaataataggtaacatgcatataccattcttctcatcattaaaacaattaatcatcataacttgaagaattattaaacccacgTGCTTCCCTTCTAGGTTGGGCTAGGGGGAATTTAGAagaacataattaaattgcagaaataaaaaacaagaagaaagaaataaatgcaaatagaaaatatctataaaatttaaataaaaaaaaaaaaaaaaaaaaaacaacttatagaacttttataaaattaaaaactctttaaaaaccctaattttgctttgggatgccttttaatgatgcttaggaatgtcaaaaatttgcaaaaataaataaaataaaaatatgtaatatattacaaataaacacatgcaatttagatcatatcacacatacccatatccaatttcaacttagcaaacctatttctgtcaagcGGTTTTATAAATATGTctgtaagttgattttcagtctgaatataatccactgaaataatcttatcttctacttattcacgaatataatgatacgtAATGTCAAaccttatttataagtggggaactccaatttttatataaagttggaaaactctagaaatcgcctcaaatttacgcagttttccaaaatagaattCTCGCTGtgcagtttgtttaaaatagattttctgctgcgcagtttttcaaaataaacttcagagcttcagaatacacttttttaggacgatttcaggattcttcccttcaaatcttcgattcttttcattcctcacttagttttcttgaatctttggcatgtgaattcttcaatcttggtctcctaagatctatccctgccttggtgattcttgagcatcaaatctatgtttttaagcaccctttttcaatccaagctcttaaattcaccttgcaacacatacatgagtaaaatagaacattaagctaattcatgtttataaaaccaagatataaatggggaaaactATGCAATATTTGGGTCTCAACACAAAGCATGGTACGAGGGGATTAATGTGATATATGCATGAGGCAATGTTAGGATGTCAGTCCGAAAATGAGGTGGGTAACTTGAGCAAGCTacaccattggaaaaagtggGCATGAGCCACCTGCATCCAAACCATTCTCTTCATGTGTCGCCCAGATGCGGTAGCCACACTCTCTCCCTTAGTCTCTTTCTTcgttcttctctcttcctttactCTCTCAACGTGCATTATATAGGCCATACATACCCCCAGAAAATGAATGAGGATTTCCCTCAAACTAGTTACAAAAATTTGAGCAGCATTTCATAGCTAACCCCACGAAATTGTAGCAGCATTTTGTTGCTAACCCCCTAGGTATGATTGAAATTTCCTGAATAGTAGGTGTTTCAACATCATTTTTGGTAGAAGATCACATTTCAACATCTCTGTTGTTAGAACTTAAGATGAGAGTGCTATGACACataaggtgggatccacaatTAATGTGCCCTAGCACAAAATTCATCTAGGTATTCTCATCAGCTGGGCATCCATGATTACCAAAAAATGGGCATTTACAGCTGACCTGATCAGCAGATTGGCCTGATTTCAGGGGCAGGGCATGTTaacagttgggcccacctgatgaagagTCCATATTTAGTACACTGCTACCTTGGTACATGTGGGGGGATTTGTGTTTGTTGATTGCTAATGTTGTAGGCATTCTTGGTGGGATGAATGTTTGTCATGGCATCTGAATCTCCTCCTCTTCAACGGCGACATGCTGTCAATGGGTATGGCGTGCATGTGCCCAAACTGAGCTTTTGAGGTGTGACAATCAACACAATGAATAGCTTTCGGATGTTCATCTGCAAAATCCGCCTTGGCAATGATTTGACTCTTGTGTTTGCTCGTTGTTATTTGACTGATAGCTGTCCTTATCTTTGCCTTTTTAAAGAAGGCTAAGTGGTTGTTTGGCACCGTTGATTTGGGGGGATTTTAGGGTATtccaaaccctttggttgtttggTGGGTTGAATTAGAGGGTATTCCAAATCCAAGGCATTTTAAATCCTCACTTTTGTTGAGTTTTGTAATCCCTTTCTTTTGCTTGGATTACTAAACCTTTCCTTTTCTTTGCCCATTTTTTAGAGGGGAgggttgcatgtgtaacatgtgttacCAGGCTACTAATCTATTGTACACTTGGTTTGCTAATGATATCgcaaaacaatcaaattatcaaaattttcatcaatagaatgatctgaGCAATCCAAACATTGGCTACATTAATCAATGGTTTAAAAATATTAGTTAGTTGCTCGGTTGTGATCCTATGCTTATGGGCCCATTTGaggcttggaatttcattatatttttttaccaaagtatatatttcaataaacTTATTACAATCTTTATGTTAAACATCATATATGTACACCAATtagaatattaaa
Coding sequences:
- the LOC131216915 gene encoding transmembrane 9 superfamily member 11; translated protein: MGLFRKSIIWVLFMFLILQSGHGFYLPGSYPHKYLISDQLSVKVNSLTSIDTEMPFSYYSLPFCKPQEGVKQSAENLGELLMGDRIENSPYKFSMYTNQTQIFLCQTEPLSAKDFKLLKERIDQMYQVNLILDNLPAIRYTKKDNYLLRWTGYPVGIRVQDVYYVFNHLKFTVSVHQYEETNVARVMGTGDAAEVIPTIEKASDAPGYMVVGFEVVPCSIQHDVESTKNLKMYAKYPSAVNCDPAMVSNAVKEGQPMVFTYEVSFVESDIKWPSRWDAYLKMEGAKVHWFSILNSLMVIAFLAGIIFVILLRTVRRDLTKYEELDKEAQALMNEELSGWKLVVGDVFRAPSNPELLCVMVGEGIQLLGMAVVTILFAAFGFMSPASRGTLVMGMLFFYLILGIAAGYAAIRLWKTLRCGDYSGWVSVSWKVSFYFPGSAFLILTGLNFLLWGSHSTGAIPISLYIILLLLWFCISVPLTLVGGYLGAKAPHIEYPVRTNQIPREIPAQKYPSWLLVLGAGTLPFGTLFIELFFIMSSIWMGRVYYVFGFLFIVLTLLVVVCAAVSLVLTYMHLCVEDWKWWWKSFFASGSVAIYMFLYSINYLVFDLKSLSGPVSATLYLGYSFLMVSAIMLATGTIGFLSSFWFVHFLFSSVKLD